In Juglans microcarpa x Juglans regia isolate MS1-56 chromosome 7D, Jm3101_v1.0, whole genome shotgun sequence, the following are encoded in one genomic region:
- the LOC121239928 gene encoding uncharacterized protein LOC121239928 produces the protein MAASKSYYARPSCRFLPNDRDHHSPNIAHESAFELDESDIYNSVRSNSPEQFRKPVSGSRLSKKSSAKPSFTDSSDHLAGANPSSLPVNIPDWSKILRNEYRENRRGDGVNDVDLNGDDECENGVRVPPHEFLARQMARTRIASFSVHEGAGRTLKGRDLSRVRNAIWEKTGFQD, from the coding sequence ATGGCGGCCAGTAAAAGTTACTACGCTCGCCCGAGCTGCCGCTTCCTTCCCAATGACCGAGACCACCACTCTCCAAATATAGCTCACGAGTCTGCATTCGAACTCGATGAGTCCGACATCTACAACTCCGTCCGCTCCAACTCTCCCGAACAGTTCCGCAAGCCTGTTTCGGGCTCCCGCCTCTCAAAAAAGTCCTCCGCCAAGCCTTCGTTTACAGACTCGTCCGACCACCTGGCCGGAGCGAACCCGTCCTCGCTGCCTGTGAACATTCCGGACTGGTCGAAGATCCTGAGGAACGAGTACCGGGAGAATCGCCGTGGGGACGGCGTTAACGACGTCGACTTGAACGGCGACGACGAGTGTGAGAACGGGGTGAGGGTCCCGCCGCACGAGTTTTTGGCTAGGCAGATGGCGAGGACGAGGATTGCCTCCTTCTCGGTGCACGAAGGAGCGGGGAGAACCCTGAAAGGTAGGGATCTTAGTCGTGTCCGAAACGCAATTTGGGAAAAAACCGGCTTCCAAGattag